In the genome of Drosophila pseudoobscura strain MV-25-SWS-2005 chromosome 3, UCI_Dpse_MV25, whole genome shotgun sequence, one region contains:
- the LOC4803559 gene encoding dnaJ homolog subfamily C member 21, translating into MRCYYEELGLQRDANDGDIKTAYRKLALRWHPDKNPESLAEAKEKFQLIQQAYEVLSDAQERSWYDNHREQILRGKNSEYSENCLDVFPYFTSSCYKGYGDDAKGFYKVYADVFVQIASEDIEFMESDDELGCAPAFGNSESNYEEVVGPFYAYWTAYTTKKTYEWLCPYDVREIKERFILRKVEKEMKKIVQGARKERNEEIRNLVSFVRKRDRRVAAYRRVLEERAEANRLKQEEKRREQLRKRKEELAAAKENKVFNEGYEEQLRQLEQAYGSDSDDYTDEEDEDSDCSEADSDDNLDAEETEYELEYVDDLYCVACNKSFKNAKARANHEESKKHRDNVERLRQEMEAEEEAFNDASPEDSLNDVEETLDEIHLSDNLGDSQVEEALSEEESAAIKRNKKNKKSKKAVAKQQQEEDSDVSDDHIQLNQPKSESEDDWSKGKKSTKKSKSKKSATNKGKSSDQVSDPPREVKVTPAIVVNSEEREDPDADPTKSQHTCVTCRLVFDSKNKLFAHLKKTNHGVYIPKAQPDVVGKPPGKAKGKRNK; encoded by the exons ATGCGCTGCTACTACGAGGAGCTCGGGCTGCAACGAGACGCCAACGATGGCGACATCAAAACAGCATATCGCAAACTAGCGCTTCGATGGCATCCCGACAAGAATCCAGAAAGTTTGGCTGAGGCCAAGGAGAAATTTCAACTAATCCAACAGGCTTATGAGGTGCTCTCGGACGCGCAGGAACGCTCCTGGTATGACAACCACCGTGAGCAGATTCTGCGGGGAAAGAATTCCGAGTATTCGGAAAACTGCCTGGATGTGTTCCCATACTTCACCAGCTCCTGCTACAAAGGGTATGGCGATGATGCGAAGGGTTTCTACAAAGTCTATGCCGATGTGTTCGTCCAGATTGCCTCCGAGGACATCGAATTCATGGAGAGCGATGACGAGTTGGGCTGCGCACCGGCTTTCGGCAATTCGGAGAGCAACTATGAGGAAGTGGTGGGCCCGTTCTATGCCTACTGGACGGCCTATACCACCAAAAAAACATACGAATGGCTGTGCCCGTACGATGTGAGGGAGATCAAGGAACGTTTCATCCTCCGCAAGgtagaaaaagaaatgaaaaagaTTGTTCAAGGTGCCcgcaaggagcgcaacgaaGAG ATTCGTAATTTGGTTAGCTTTGTGCGCAAGCGGGATCGCCGCGTTGCGGCCTATAGACGTGTACTGGAGGAGCGAGCCGAGGCCAATCGCCTGAAGCAGGAGGAGAAGCGACGTGAGCAGTTGCGAAAACGCAAAGAGGAGCTAGCCGCCGCCAAGGAGAACAAAGTCTTTAACGAGGGCTACGAAGAGCAGCTAAGGCAACTGGAACAGGCTTACGGCAGCGACTCAGACGACTACACGGATGAAGAAGATGAAGATAGCGACTGCTCTGAGGCAGATAGCGACGACAATTTGGATGCCGAGGAAACCGAGTATGAACTGGAATATGTGGACGACCTGTACTGTGTTGCCTGCAACAAATCATTCAAAAATGCCAAGGCGCGAGCCAATCACGAGGAGAGCAAAAAGCACCGAGACAATGTGGAACGTCTGCGCCAGGAGATggaggccgaggaggaggcctTCAATGATGCCTCTCCCGAAGATAGTCTCAATGATGTCGAAGAGACACTGGATGAAATACATCTAAGCGATAATCTGGGGGACTCCCAAGTGGAAGAGGCGCTTAGTGAAGAAGAGTCCGCGGCGATCAAACGCAACAAGAAGAACAAAAAGTCAAAGAAAGCTGTGgcaaagcaacagcaagaaGAGGACAGCGATGTCTCCGATGATCATATTCAGCTTAACCAACCCAAAAGCGAATCTGAAGACGACTGGAGCAAAGGAAAAAAGTCAACCAAgaagagcaaaagcaaaaagtcTGCGACCAACAAGGGAAAGTCTTCTGATCAAGTGTCCGATCCACCAAGGGAAGTCAAAGTTACACCAGCAATCGTAGTCAACAGTGAGGAGCGAGAAGATCCCGACGCCGATCCGACAAAGTCCCAGCACACTTGCGTCACCTGTCGCCTCGTATTTGACTCGAAGAACAAACTGTTTGCTCATCTGAAGAAGACAAACCACGGCGTCTACATCCCAAAGGCCCAGCCGGATGTTGTAGGCAAACCGCCAGGCAAAGCCAAGGGCAAACGCAACAAATAG
- the LOC4803557 gene encoding wnt inhibitory factor 1, producing MLGRTVFLQLALQHVLVQGYYYYDYGYWEINEPPPLCSDYEMLIVNTRQCVRRCNIVCLGGVCFEDGDCPCADRYLGANPDGLVCAAECLPGCREAGGYCAAPDLCVCRKDRHYYFDALSRRCRHRGARLLDPCHGRCTHGRCSYDGSCICAQGYELRTTLLHGQQCTPICQHDCGPHAYCFSPNMCACRHKHHHYAHNGICTKDY from the exons ATGCTCGGCCGGACGGTCTTCCTTCAACTGGCGCTCCAGCACGTCTTGGTCCAAGGATACTACTACTACGATTATGGCTATTGGGAGATTAAtgagccgccgccgctgtgCTCCGACTACGAGATGCTGATCGTGAACACCAGGCAGTGTGTGCGACGCTGCAACATTGTCTGTCTGGGTGGTGTGTGTTTTGAGGATGGCGACTGCCCTTGTGCCGATCGGTATCTGGGGGCCAATCCGGACGGACTGGTCTGCGCTGCCGAGTGTCTGCCGGGCTGTCGGGAGGCGGGTGGGTACTGTGCCGCCCCGGATCTATGCGTGTGCCGGAAGGACAGGCACTACTACTTTGATGCACTTTCGCGTCGTTGTCGCCACAGGGGTGCACGCCTTCTGGACCCCTGCCACGG GCGATGCACCCACGGCCGTTGTTCCTACGATGGATCATGCATTTGTGCCCAGGGCTATGAACTCCGCACCACCCTACTACACGGGCAGCAGTGTACGCCCATCTGCCAGCA CGACTGTGGACCCCATGCATACTGTTTCTCTCCCAACATGTGCGCCTGCCGTCACAAGCACCACCATTATGCCCATAATGGCATTTGCACCAAAGACTATTAA
- the LOC4803556 gene encoding putative gamma-glutamylcyclotransferase CG2811 isoform X1: MLKMSARVFVYGTLKSGEPNHQWLTKKENGQAQFLGRGTTAVKFPLVVGTRYNIPFLLDRPGDGHNIHGEIYEVDEAMFSKLDQLEDYPNYYDREEQTIRTETEGNLQCWLYLIRKFPVKMLAKPQLSAYHNTPEQPYSEKSVRDPAISAKDDLSY; the protein is encoded by the exons ATGCTAAAAATGTCCGCGAGAGTCTTTGTCTATGGCACGCTAAAGAGCGGTGAGCCGAACCATCAGTGGCTAACAAAAAAGGAGAACGGCCAGGCGCAATTTCTGGGGCGTGGGACAACGGCAGTGAAGTTTCCACTGGTTGTCGGTACCCGGTACAACATTCCATTCCTTTTGGACAGGCCCGGCGATGGCCACAACATACACGGCGAGATCTATGAGGTGGACGAGGCCATGTTCTCAAAGTTGGACCAGCTGGAGGACTACCCAAACTACTACGATCGTGAGGAACAGACCATACGGACGGAGACAGAGGG AAATTTGCAGTGCTGGCTATACCTAATACGGAAATTTCCGGTGAAGATGCTGGCCAAGCCGCAACTGAGTGCGTACCACAATACACCCGAGCAGCCGTACAGTGAGAAGTCAGTGCGGGATCCCGCCATTTCGGCCAAAGACGATCTATCTTACTGA
- the Tina-1 gene encoding troponin C-akin-1 protein — protein sequence MGQVKKASTALSKLFVYGALKYGQPSNSILASSSNGFAKFWCKATTTEKLPLVIATRYNIPFLLNKPGIGYYVTGEIYEVDDRMLNSLDNLEDCEDIYTREKQDMNIGVGEGTIPCWVYLLQKYPEKLLSLQYLSSYENSSTHPYIMRHRRTHKHPAQDDLSYEAQN from the exons atggGCCAAGTCAAG aaaGCATCAACTGCTCTGAGCAAACTTTTTGTCTACGGAGCTCTGAAGTACGGTCAGCCGAGCAACTCGATCCTCGCCAGTTCTAGCAACGGATTTGCCAAGTTCTGGTGCAAGGCCACCACCACAGAGAAGCTGCCGCTGGTCATTGCCACGCGCTACAACATTCCCTTCCTCCTCAACAAGCCCGGCATTGGTTATTATGTAACCGGTGAGATCTACGAGGTGGACGACCGTATGCTCAACTCCCTGGACAACCTGGAGGACTGCGAAGATATCTACACGCGTGAGAAGCAAGACATGAACATCGGCGTGGGGGAGGG CACCATCCCGTGTTGGGTCTATCTGCTGCAAAAGTATCCAGAGAAGCTGCTTTCCCTTCAGTACTTGTCCAGCTACGAGAACAGCTCCACCCACCCATACATCATGCGCCATCGCCGCACCCACAAGCATCCGGCTCAGGACGATCTCAGCTATGAGGCCCAAAACTAA
- the LOC4803554 gene encoding protein CDV3 homolog produces MAELDDFFAKKDKKKSKNKTKFVTADELVKNLEDNTKREVVKPKKPEPVAAAAVVDGGVAVVGENETDTKVPESVAPVEEEWNEIEPEQRKDYSGLKIGQLSANSARESEEARATRVAAANDAGNYEEDDDDDSNGYENVQGGKGGGGGGGKKPWKKLIPAEEVTQIPVPVEVEKSSSKPYVSPALRYSQISGLGSGIGGGSRARRTAPDITNTEFFPTLSAARPEEQRKKKNEPAFEEVRHGGRFQRVQEPTSAPVAATNRFQSLDDEADS; encoded by the exons ATGGCCGAACTCGATGATTTTTTCGCGAAAAAGGATAAGAAGAAGTCCAAGAACAAGACCAAGTTTGTGACCGCCGACGAATTGGTCAAGAACTTGGAGGATAACACGAAACGGGAAGTGGTCAAGCCTAAAAAACCCGAACcagtagcagcagctgcagtaGTCGATGGCGGCGTGGCAGTAGTAGGCGAAAACGAGACCGACACCAAGGTGCCAGAGTCCGTAGCG CCCGTCGAAGAGGAATGGAATGAGATCGAGCCTGAGCAGCGCAAGGATTACAGCGGGCTGAAGATTGGCCAGCTGAGCGCAAA CTCTGCCAGGGAGTCCGAGGAGGCTCGTGCAACACGAGTTGCAGCCGCAAACGACGCTGGCAACTACGAAGaagacgacgatgatgatagCAATGGTTATGAAAACGTGCAGGGCGGAAagggcggtggcggcggcggcgggaaGAAACCGTGGAAGAAACTTATACCAGCCGAGGAGGTTACGCAAATCCCAGTGCCGGTGGAGGTTGAAAAGTCATCCTCAAAGCCCTATGTTTCACCCGCGTTACGTTACAGC CAAATCAGTGGACTTGGAAGTGGTATTGGCGGCGGATCGCGTGCACGACGCACTGCTCCGGACATCACCAATACGGAGTTCTTCCCGACGCTCAGTGCAGCGCGCCCGGAGGAACagcgaaagaagaaaaacgaACCCGCCTTCGAAGAAGTCCGTCACGGCGGACGCTTTCAGCGTGTCCAGGAGCCGACATCCGCACCCGTGGCGGCTACCAATCGATTCCAGTCGCTGGACGATGAAGCGGATAGCTAG
- the LOC4803556 gene encoding putative gamma-glutamylcyclotransferase CG2811 isoform X2, translating into MLKMSARVFVYGTLKSGEPNHQWLTKKENGQAQFLGRGTTAVKFPLVVGTRYNIPFLLDRPGDGHNIHGEIYEVDEAMFSKLDQLEDYPNYYDREEQTIRTETEGNLQCWLYLIRKFPVKMLAKPQLSAYHNTPEQPYSENYADSRPEDLVDDD; encoded by the exons ATGCTAAAAATGTCCGCGAGAGTCTTTGTCTATGGCACGCTAAAGAGCGGTGAGCCGAACCATCAGTGGCTAACAAAAAAGGAGAACGGCCAGGCGCAATTTCTGGGGCGTGGGACAACGGCAGTGAAGTTTCCACTGGTTGTCGGTACCCGGTACAACATTCCATTCCTTTTGGACAGGCCCGGCGATGGCCACAACATACACGGCGAGATCTATGAGGTGGACGAGGCCATGTTCTCAAAGTTGGACCAGCTGGAGGACTACCCAAACTACTACGATCGTGAGGAACAGACCATACGGACGGAGACAGAGGG AAATTTGCAGTGCTGGCTATACCTAATACGGAAATTTCCGGTGAAGATGCTGGCCAAGCCGCAACTGAGTGCGTACCACAATACACCCGAGCAGCCGTACAGTGAGAA CTATGCGGACAGCCGTCCGGAAGATCTTGTCGATGATGATTAA
- the LOC4803558 gene encoding LHFPL tetraspan subfamily member 2 protein produces the protein MCYVIITSGSLVWFLCTLVADMLIAAALVTPRWLIGPVQPVDELSSVSSQRQSSVGIYTRCKVMHQVGYHCGRFDLDGLATDSSVYPSEWKAAMFFISLGFALLSVTVLLTLLTCCRQSAFGKSIHNMTACAQVVSGISVMLALFLHPLGWRATRVQRLCGPEAEPFYPADCSIGISFYCGVIGILLTFAAAGISLKAESSNMRTRVRRRVEEGSKLVCIP, from the exons ATGTGTTACGTTATCATCACAAGCGGCAGTCTAGTCTGGTTCCTCTGCACCCTGGTTGCTGACATGCTCATAGCGGCGGCACTGGTCACGCCCAGGTGGCTGATTGGTCCCGTCCAGCCCGTGGATGAGCTCTCCTCCGTTTCCAGCCAGCGTCAGTCCTCCGTGGGCATCTACACCCGCTGTAAGGTGATGCACCAGGTGGGCTACCACTGCGGACGTTTCGACCTAGATGGACTGGCCACAGACAGCAGCGTCTATCCCAGCGAGTGGAAGGCGGCCATGTTCTTCATTTCACTGGGATTCGCCCTGCTATCGGTCACGGTTCTACTCACTTTGCTCACCTGCTGCCGTCAGTCGGCATTCGGCAAGAGTATCCACAACATGACCGCCTGCGCTCAGGTGGTGTCAG GAATCAGTGTTATGTTGGCCCTCTTCCTCCATCCCCTGGGCTGGCGGGCCACTCGCGTCCAGCGGCTGTGTGGTCCGGAGGCAGAACCTTTCTATCCAGCCGACTGCAGTATAG GAATCTCATTTTACTGCGGCGTTATCGGCATACTCCTCACATTCGCTGCCGCTGGCATCAGCTTAAAGGCGGAGTCCTCCAACATGCGCACGCGCGTTCGTCGACGCGTCGAAGAGGGCAGCAAGCTGGTCTGCATTCCATAG
- the LOC4803561 gene encoding dentin sialophosphoprotein — protein MSGYTDLTKLETSRNCLRRIARHDEQQFSKDSIVNVMEKFVKTVNIMDDTILVPCRLMDRQIGDSTDIIPASGKDTTANQLTQSSSAQGKRGAAHSKNVHEFLSASELFNLYSMLNALKKDLLWTANQEDDEAVEMESHQQQQRTASPVANSSESKTESNPSSTTSASSSIKGHVRRTSTASMMSTTSVSNMSDSDSDISQENDSGLESDGNKSDHAQSSDGSDIVDDACHKSKQASGDKATELAKRCRRHLNGLYQCLEQMTEAANYLTARYQSDIGPV, from the exons GAACTGCCTGCGCCGCATCGCCCGTCACGATGAGCAGCAGTTCTCCAAAGACAGCATCGTCAATGTGATGGAGAAGTTTGTGAAGACTGTCAACATTATGGACGACACCATTTTGGTGCCATGCAGACTCATGGATCGACAG ATCGGTGACAGCACTGACATTATACCAGCCTCGGGCAAGGACACTACCGCCAACCAGCTGACACAGAGCTCCAGTGCCCAGGGCAAGCGGGGAGCGGCCCACTCGAAGAACGTGCACGAGTTCCTCAGCGCCTCCGAGCTCTTCAATCTCTACAGCATGCTGAACGCTCTGAAAAAGGATCTGCTATGGACCGCTAATCAGGAGGATGATGAAGCTGTCGAGATGGAgtcccaccagcagcaacagcgcaCAGCCAGTCCCGTTGCTAATTCCAGCGAGAGCAAGACTGAGTCCAACCCCTCGAGTACAACATCTGCATCGAGCAGCATCAAAGGTCATGTGCGACGCACCTCCACCGCCTCAATGATGTCCACCACCTCTGTGAGCAACATGAGCGACTCGGACTCTGACATCTCGCAGGAGAACGACTCGGGCCTGGAGTCTGATGGCAACAAGAGCGACCATGCCCAGAGCAGCGACGGCAGCGACATTGTGGACGACGCCTGCCACAAATCGAAACAGGCCTCCGGGGACAAGGCCACGGAGCTGGCGAAACGCTGCCGGAGACACCTGAACGGTCTGTACCAGTGCCTGGAACAAATGACAGAGGCGGCCAACTATCTAACCGCCAGATACCAAAGTGATATTGGGCCCGTCTAG
- the LOC4803560 gene encoding uncharacterized protein, with product MFGSKLRSWMETHIVRPRKKGSKHKQAAAEASHSSGITTGNGKKAGTLPPQGSNLTSPVLTSSGSHSIASPVRRREVSPIQCHPPSRRYGWQSPDEDSYVITSPKSDNLLYAPQCYQPLQQQQHHTHHLSVPNCKDISCAEKSPSKVNCSSSSISSLSWSTGSKEPSSGKQTTFKEHQPNGEYHIPPEEEDEVEYEEVGALLLRPQPPITDYQRPQSENLADMRMIYEKESKPNSNHVRYGRLLPSKLAPAQLGEAADGLTTAPPIPPAASSASAGSRIRTPRGVQRTNFMPGPRPHSLPSPESAYSTGYSTDGTSPCAASNYNPPEYYINMRSGTHYFPKSINSLAIEAQRYKFGLNRIEEMSPMDPLPKSNFANAIHGLESSPNPLALRQQPKLFESPSPRQRCRIRTNPWYNTAEHLPPSSSAPTRLELDATSTTSTTSSGIKSGNELEVPAAKTTAKTETVKGSAYATTTSCKGTPRKSARVGVEGGVAPGGVAYESSEGSSSSTEVENLHAPHTIKRRHLEHVETTTTSAPVAAGGGAGVTTTSFMLSDDEATLNEMIGKFDESYIYEKETDILSSDSDPTDDCASELDTGQDAGDECDTDELLDIDFIDTSSMQEVVLDRQDLARNLGSCQYYFNEPISPLIKRKSSTRSRRKSGQESADGSQQRRRKRFLKTRKKSCENREKLPASPLREPRGSRSVGGTPVCLRRKLLGPKERIYKTSPLSNRSNSMIFGSITEKTSLTIAESEKALLKADLEADIKYKQLIMEAEQMLESMRNSLQSIPRDTPVASPRRVNPLANKRVEMLKHSEVDSKKQPALPATPPSEHELAAAINKRIEMLKFAENSAASSPPNSPKPGRCSPRKTHLTNFMNQNAPPELPPRKINGNPPIAPLSPQLQLNGRRLQESPLGKRRMMTVTSTTTTTVFSFNDDDSELECIAVEDVGNINSEEEPQLAPQSNNNNFYCPHSEPLKRKVYKGSSSFERIKKNFDLELDISGRSKSNERSQSKLSTSVSAKSSMHDVTGNEAKAQAIGGGGGGGGSNRKQQLILSTIVDLKRSLEHQSHQLSGLNCD from the exons ATGTTTGGATCCAAGCTGCGCTCCTGGATGGAGACGCACATCGTGCGTCCGCGGAAGAAGGGCAGCAAGCACAAGCAGGCGGCCGCAGAGGCTTCGCACAGTAGCGGTATCACCACTGGGAATGGCAAGAAGGCGGGCACACTGCCTCCACAGGGCAGCAACCTTACCAGCCCCGTGCTGACAAGTAGCGGAAGCCACAGCATCGCCAGCCCAGTGCGGAGGCGCGAGGTATCGCCCATACAGTGCCAT CCTCCCAGTCGTCGGTATGGATGGCAGTCACCAGATGAAGATTCATACGTCATAACATCGCCAAAATCGGACAATCTGCTGTATGCCCCACAATGCTACCAACCActtcagcagcaacagcaccacacCCATCACCTGAGCGTGCCCAACTGCAAGGATATCTCCTGTGCAGAGAAGTCGCCCAGCAAAGTGAACTGTTCCTCTTCGTCCATTTCGTCGCTTTCCTGGTCCACCGGATCTAAGGAGCCCTCGTCGGGCAAGCAAACAACATTCAAAGAGCATCAGCCCAATGGGGAGTACCACATTCCACCCGAAGAGGAAGATGAGGTGGAGTACGAGGAGGTGGGAGCGCTACTGTTGCGCCCCCAGCCTCCTATAACGGACTACCAGCGTCCGCAGTCGGAGAACTTGGCCGACATGCGTATGATCTACGAGAAGGAGAGCAAACCAAACTCCAATCATGTCCGCTATGGCCGCCTGCTGCCCTCGAAGCTAGCTCCTGCTCAACTGGGAGAGGCTGCGGACGGCCTGACCACTGCTCCACCCATTCCTCCGGCTGCTTCCTCTGCATCCGCTGGTTCGAGGATTCGTACACCACGGGGAGTGCAGCGCACTAATTTCATGCCCGGACCACGTCCGCATAGCCTGCCATCGCCAGAGAGCGCCTACTCCACGGGTTACTCCACAGATGGCACCTCTCCATGCGCCGCCAGCAACTACAATCCCCCCGAGTACTATATAAACATGCGCTCGGGTACCCACTACTTTCCCAAGAGCATCAACTCGCTGGCCATCGAGGCGCAGCGCTACAAGTTCGGCTTGAATCGCATCGAGGAGATGTCACCTATGGACCCCTTGCCTAAGAGCAACTTCGCCAATGCCATTCACGGCCTGGAGTCGTCGCCCAATCCCCTGGCACTTCGTCAGCAGCCAAAGTTATTTGAAT CTCCCTCGCCGAGACAGCGCTGTCGCATAAGGACCAATCCCTGGTACAACACGGCCGAGCATTTGCCACCCTCCTCCTCGGCGCCTACGCGTCTAGAGCTGGATGCCACGAGCACCACCTCCACCACATCGTCGGGCATTAAGTCGGGCAATGAGCTGGAAGTTCCGGCTgccaaaacaacagcaaaaacagaaacggTAAAGGGATCAGCATATGCAACCACCACCAGCTGCAAAGGCACTCCCAGAAAGTCAGCTAGAGTGGGTGTGGAGGGTGGTGTTGCACCTGGTGGAGTTGCTTACGAGTCCTCGGAGGGCTCTTCGTCGTCGACTGAAGTGGAAAATCTGCATGCCCCACACACCATAAAGCGGCGCCACTTGGAGCACGTGGAGACGACAACAACTTCGGCCCCGGTGGCTGCTGGCGGTGGAGCTGGAGTAACCACCACCTCCTTTATGCTCAGCGATGATGAGGCCACACTCAACGAGATGATTGGCAAGTTTGACGAGAGCTACATCTACGAGAAGGAGACCGACATACTCAG CAGCGACTCTGATCCCACAGATGACTGTGCCTCGGAGCTGGACACCGGACAGGATGCTGGCGATGAGTGTGACACGGATGAGTTGCTGGACATCGACTTTATTGACACCTCATCCATGCAGGAGGTGGTCCTCGACCGCCAAGATCTGGCCCGTAATCTGGGAAGCTGCCAGTACTACTTCAATGAGCCCATCAGTCCCTTGATCAAGCGCAAGTCCTCGACCCGCTCCCGCCGGAAGAGCGGTCAGGAGTCAGCTGATGGTTCGCAGCAGCGACGGCGTAAGCGCTTTCTCAAGACGCGCAAGAAGAGCTGTGAGAACCGCGAAAAGCTTCCGGCATCTCCTCTGCGTGAGCCTCGTGGTTCCCGTAGTGTGGGTGGAACGCCAGTCTGTCTGCGTCGTAAGCTGCTAGGCCCCAAGGAGAG GATCTATAAGACGTCGCCGCTCTCGAATCGCTCCAATTCGATGATCTTTGGCAGCATCACTGAGAAGACCTCGCTGACCATTGCCGAGAGCGAGAAGGCGCTGCTTAAGGCTGACTTAGAGGCTGACATCAAGTACAAGCAGCTCATCATGGAGGCCGAACAAATGCTGGAATCAATGAGAAACAGCTTGCAGAG TATACCCCGGGACACACCCGTCGCCAGTCCGAGGCGCGTGAATCCCTTGGCCAATAAGCGCGTGGAAATGCTCAAGCACAGCGAGGTAGACTCGAAGAAGCAGCCGGCGCTACCGGCAACTCCTCCGTCGGAGCACGAACTAGCCGCCGCCATCAATAAACGTATCGAGATGCTGAAGTTTGCAGAGAATTCTGCGGCGTCGTCGCCACCCAATAGTCCCAAGCCCGGCCGCTGCAGTCCCCGGAAGACTCATCTCACCAACTTCATGAACCAGAATGCTCCGCCCGAGCTGCCTCCGCGCAAAATAAACGGCAACCCACCCATTGCTCCGCTCTCACCGCAGCTGCAGTTAAATGGGAGGCGGCTCCAGGAGAGTCCCTTGGGCAAGCGACGCATGATGACGGTGACgtcgacgactacgacgacagTGTTCAGCTTCAATGACGATGACTCGGAGTTGGAGTGCATTGCTGTGGAGGATGTGGGCAATATCAACTCGGAGGAGGAGCCACAGTTGGCACCGCAGAgcaataataacaatttcTATTGTCCACATAGTGAGCCGCTGAAGCGAAAGGTCTACAAGGGCAGCTCTTCCTTTGAGCGCATCAAGAAGAACTTTGACTTGGAGCTAG ACATAAGCGGACGTAGCAAGTCGAACGAACGCTCGCAATCAAAGTTGTCGACTTCCGTGTCGGCCAAGAGCTCAATGCATGATGTGACCGGTAATGAGGCGAAGGCCCAGGCAATaggtggcggaggcggaggcggaggcagtaACCGCAAACAGCAGTTAATACTGAGCACCATTGTGGATCTGAAGCGAAGTCTGGAGCATCAGAGCCATCAACTGAGCGGCCTGAACTGTGACTAG